A region of Flavobacterium album DNA encodes the following proteins:
- the secA gene encoding preprotein translocase subunit SecA, giving the protein MSLINSILRAFVGDKSQKDIKAIQPLITKAGSFEKALSQLSHDELRAKTIYFKDKIREARADKDAKIASYLLEVEKTEDIDAREDIYASIDALEKEAYDISEKVLMDILPEAFAVVKETARRFKENTSITVTANAKDRELSATKPYIVIDGDNAVWANSWNAAGKEITWDMIHYDVQLIGGVVLHQGKIAEMQTGEGKTLVATLPLYLNALTGNGVHLVTVNDYLARRDSTWKAPLFEFHGITVDCIDNHQPNSEGRRKAYAADITYGTNNEFGFDYLRDNMAHSPNDLVQRKHNFAIVDEVDSVLIDDARTPLIISGPVPQGDRHEFNELKPKVDNLVNLQRTLLNGVLAEAKKLIREGKTKEGGVLLLRAYRGLPKSKALIKFLSEEGVKQLLQKTENQYMADNNRDMHKIDEVLYFVIEEKNNQVELTDNGIKFLSQDTDDQFFVLPDIGTEIANIEKKNLDKEEEAEQKDILFKDFSIKSERIHTLTQLLKAYTLFEKDVEYVIMDNKIMIVDEQTGRIMDGRRYSDGLHQAIEAKENVKIEAATQTFATITLQNYFRMYKKLAGMTGTAVTEAGEFWEIYKLDVVEIPTNRPIARKDQNDLIYRTMREKFNAVIEDVSALSAAGRPVLIGTTSVEISELLSRMLKMRNVPHNVLNAKLHKKEAEIVAEAGKPGVVTIATNMAGRGTDIKLTPEVKAAGGLAIVGTERHDSRRVDRQLRGRAGRQGDPGSSQFYVSLEDNLMRLFGSERVAKIMDRMGLKEGEVIQHSMMTKSIERAQKKVEENNFGVRKRLLEYDDVMNSQREVVYKRRRHALEGERLKIDIANMMYDTAELIAQNNKAANDFKNFEFELIRTFSISSPVTESEFAKQSEMELAGKVYKAVLEAYNEKTERNAAEAFKVISNVYENNNGQYERIVVPFTDGIKTLNVVTDLEKAYQSGGKTLITDFEKNITLAIVDEAWKKHLRKMDELKQSVQLAVHEQKDPLLIYKFEAFNLFKKTIDDINKEVISFLFKGDLPSQNPNNIQEAKQPVRQEEEYIEIKDEVLNTDEMAAKAREVSQQSQQRPQVTETIMRDAPKINRNDNVTIKHVMSGKTETMKFKKAEGMLATGEWVITNG; this is encoded by the coding sequence ATGAGTTTAATAAACAGCATTCTTAGAGCCTTTGTGGGCGATAAGTCGCAAAAAGACATTAAAGCCATCCAGCCGCTTATCACTAAGGCAGGCTCTTTCGAGAAAGCTTTGTCGCAGCTTAGCCATGATGAGCTCAGGGCTAAGACCATTTATTTTAAAGATAAGATACGCGAGGCGCGTGCCGACAAAGACGCTAAGATAGCCTCTTACCTTCTTGAGGTAGAGAAAACCGAGGATATCGATGCCCGTGAAGACATCTATGCTTCTATCGATGCGCTTGAAAAAGAGGCCTACGATATCTCCGAAAAAGTATTGATGGATATCCTTCCGGAGGCATTTGCCGTAGTGAAGGAAACCGCACGCCGCTTTAAGGAAAATACATCGATCACAGTTACTGCCAATGCCAAGGACAGGGAGCTTTCGGCAACCAAGCCTTATATCGTAATTGATGGGGATAATGCCGTTTGGGCAAACTCATGGAATGCCGCCGGTAAGGAAATTACCTGGGACATGATCCATTATGATGTGCAGCTTATAGGCGGTGTCGTACTGCACCAGGGTAAGATTGCCGAGATGCAGACAGGTGAGGGTAAAACCCTTGTGGCTACGCTGCCATTATACCTTAATGCGCTTACCGGCAATGGGGTGCACCTTGTAACTGTAAACGACTACCTGGCACGAAGGGATAGTACCTGGAAAGCGCCACTGTTTGAATTCCACGGCATTACTGTGGACTGTATAGACAACCACCAGCCGAATTCTGAAGGCAGGAGGAAGGCCTATGCAGCTGATATTACCTATGGTACCAATAACGAATTTGGTTTTGACTACCTTAGGGATAATATGGCGCACTCGCCAAACGACCTTGTGCAGCGCAAGCATAACTTCGCGATTGTCGATGAGGTTGACTCCGTATTGATTGATGATGCGCGTACGCCGCTTATCATATCTGGACCGGTACCGCAGGGCGACCGCCACGAGTTCAATGAGCTGAAACCAAAAGTAGATAACCTTGTAAACCTGCAACGCACGTTGCTTAACGGTGTTTTGGCTGAAGCTAAAAAGCTCATCCGCGAAGGCAAGACCAAAGAAGGCGGGGTACTGTTATTAAGGGCGTACCGCGGGCTTCCGAAAAGCAAGGCGCTTATCAAGTTCCTTAGTGAGGAAGGCGTGAAGCAATTGCTCCAGAAAACAGAGAACCAGTATATGGCGGACAACAACCGCGATATGCACAAGATAGACGAAGTGCTTTACTTTGTTATCGAAGAGAAAAATAACCAGGTAGAGCTCACTGATAACGGTATCAAATTCCTTTCGCAGGATACAGACGACCAGTTCTTCGTACTTCCGGATATCGGGACTGAGATTGCCAATATCGAAAAGAAAAACCTTGACAAAGAGGAAGAAGCTGAGCAAAAGGATATCCTTTTCAAAGATTTCTCTATAAAAAGTGAGCGCATCCATACGCTTACACAGCTCCTGAAAGCATATACCTTGTTTGAAAAAGACGTAGAATATGTGATCATGGACAACAAGATCATGATCGTTGACGAGCAGACAGGCCGTATCATGGATGGAAGGCGCTATTCTGACGGGCTTCACCAAGCTATCGAGGCTAAGGAGAACGTTAAGATCGAGGCAGCCACCCAAACATTTGCCACTATTACCCTGCAAAACTACTTCAGGATGTACAAAAAGCTGGCCGGTATGACCGGTACTGCTGTGACTGAAGCAGGCGAGTTCTGGGAAATATACAAGCTTGACGTGGTAGAGATCCCTACCAACAGGCCAATTGCCCGTAAAGACCAAAACGACCTTATATACCGCACCATGCGCGAAAAGTTCAATGCTGTTATCGAAGATGTCAGCGCACTTTCAGCAGCCGGAAGGCCGGTGCTTATCGGTACAACGTCGGTAGAGATCTCCGAATTATTAAGCCGAATGCTTAAGATGAGGAACGTGCCGCATAACGTACTGAACGCGAAACTCCACAAAAAAGAAGCAGAGATTGTTGCCGAAGCCGGTAAGCCGGGCGTAGTGACGATTGCAACCAACATGGCGGGCCGTGGTACCGACATCAAGCTTACGCCGGAAGTAAAAGCCGCGGGCGGACTTGCTATTGTTGGTACAGAGCGCCACGATTCAAGACGTGTAGACAGGCAGCTTCGAGGCCGTGCAGGCCGTCAGGGTGACCCGGGAAGCTCGCAGTTCTATGTGTCGCTTGAGGATAACCTGATGCGTTTGTTCGGGTCCGAAAGGGTAGCTAAGATAATGGACCGTATGGGCCTTAAGGAAGGCGAGGTTATACAGCACTCGATGATGACAAAATCTATCGAGCGCGCACAGAAAAAAGTGGAAGAGAATAACTTTGGTGTACGTAAGCGCCTGCTTGAATATGACGACGTTATGAACTCGCAGCGTGAGGTGGTATACAAAAGAAGGAGGCACGCCCTTGAAGGTGAGCGCCTGAAGATAGATATCGCCAACATGATGTATGATACAGCAGAGCTTATCGCACAAAACAATAAAGCTGCAAACGACTTTAAGAACTTTGAGTTTGAGCTGATACGCACGTTCTCTATAAGTTCCCCGGTAACGGAATCGGAGTTTGCAAAGCAATCTGAAATGGAGCTTGCAGGCAAAGTATATAAAGCCGTACTGGAAGCATATAATGAAAAAACAGAGCGCAATGCAGCTGAGGCTTTCAAGGTGATCAGCAACGTATATGAAAACAACAACGGCCAGTATGAGCGTATCGTGGTTCCGTTCACCGACGGTATTAAAACGCTTAATGTGGTTACCGACCTTGAAAAAGCGTACCAGAGCGGCGGCAAGACCCTAATCACCGACTTTGAGAAGAACATTACCCTTGCTATCGTTGACGAGGCATGGAAAAAGCACCTTCGCAAAATGGACGAGCTGAAGCAATCGGTACAGCTGGCGGTACACGAGCAGAAAGACCCGTTGCTTATCTATAAGTTCGAGGCATTCAACCTGTTCAAGAAAACCATTGATGATATCAATAAAGAGGTAATATCGTTCCTTTTTAAAGGCGACCTGCCATCGCAAAACCCGAACAACATACAGGAAGCAAAGCAGCCGGTGCGCCAGGAGGAAGAATACATCGAAATAAAGGATGAGGTATTGAACACGGATGAGATGGCGGCCAAAGCACGCGAGGTTTCGCAGCAGTCACAGCAGCGCCCACAAGTTACCGAAACGATTATGAGGGATGCCCCGAAAATCAACCGTAACGACAACGTGACCATTAAGCACGTAATGAGCGGCAAGACCGAAACCATGAAATTCAAAAAAGCCGAAGGCATGCTTGCCACCGGCGAATGGGTGATCACCAACGGTTAA
- a CDS encoding cob(I)yrinic acid a,c-diamide adenosyltransferase, whose product MKVYTKTGDKGTTALFGGTRVPKHHIRIESYGTVDELNSHIGLIRDQEINPNYKKILERVQDRLFTVGAILATPPDKEILKNGKERLNIPKISEADIELLENEIDEMETELPPMTHFVLPGGHTTVSYCHIARCVCRRAERLSVHLNELEPIDMMVLTYLNRLSDYLFVLARKLSHDLKADEVKWIPEKL is encoded by the coding sequence ATGAAGGTATACACAAAAACAGGAGATAAAGGTACCACAGCCCTATTTGGGGGAACCCGTGTGCCAAAACACCACATTCGAATTGAAAGTTACGGCACGGTAGATGAGCTGAATTCGCATATAGGGCTCATTCGTGACCAGGAAATTAATCCCAATTATAAGAAAATACTGGAGCGTGTGCAGGACAGGCTCTTTACGGTAGGTGCCATATTGGCAACGCCACCCGATAAGGAGATTTTGAAGAATGGTAAAGAACGGCTCAATATCCCGAAAATATCCGAAGCAGACATCGAACTCCTTGAAAATGAGATTGACGAAATGGAAACCGAATTGCCGCCGATGACGCATTTTGTCCTTCCGGGCGGGCATACAACAGTGTCATACTGTCATATAGCGCGATGTGTGTGCCGTCGTGCCGAACGCCTTTCAGTACATTTGAACGAGCTGGAACCGATAGATATGATGGTTTTGACCTACCTGAACCGACTTTCTGACTACCTTTTCGTATTGGCACGGAAGTTGTCCCATGACCTGAAGGCTGACGAGGTAAAGTGGATACCGGAGAAGCTATAA
- a CDS encoding FAD-binding oxidoreductase, giving the protein MQNILPLHLFEELEAITGSQYLFLDEETRRHYGHDETEDYNFPPSVVVKPGTPEEISAIMKLANEYKIPVVPIGGRTGLSGGALSIHGGIGLSMERFTKIEIDENNLQAIVEPAVITQVFREAAFEKGLFYPPDPSSQGSCTIGGNVAENAGGARALKYGVTKDYVLNLQVVLPNGDIIWTGANTLKNSTGYNLTQLMVGSEGTLGIITKIVMKLLPKNNHNILMLVPFFKSAQACEAVAEIFRAGIVPSALEFMERDAIDWTLRFVDGVSIDIKDEVEAHLLIEVDGNYPDVLFVEAEKIMGVLERFEIDEILFADTEDQKNALWKIRRAVGEAVKSNSVYKEEDTVVPRYELPRLLEGIKDAGWKYGFKSVCYGHAGDGNLHVNIIKGDMTDENWKTEVPKGIREIFELTVSLKGTLSGEHGIGYVQKSYMDIAFTNGHLQLMKGIKRLFDPNNILNPGKVLPDNL; this is encoded by the coding sequence ATGCAAAATATCCTGCCATTACATTTATTCGAAGAACTCGAAGCCATTACAGGTTCACAATACCTTTTTCTCGACGAAGAAACCCGCCGCCACTACGGCCATGATGAGACAGAGGATTACAATTTCCCCCCATCGGTAGTAGTAAAGCCGGGCACTCCCGAAGAGATATCCGCTATCATGAAGCTGGCCAACGAATATAAAATTCCCGTAGTCCCCATAGGAGGGAGGACAGGCCTTAGCGGAGGTGCGCTCAGTATTCATGGCGGCATTGGGCTTTCGATGGAACGTTTTACTAAAATTGAAATCGACGAAAACAACCTCCAGGCCATTGTAGAGCCTGCGGTAATAACGCAGGTTTTCCGAGAGGCAGCATTTGAGAAAGGCCTTTTCTACCCGCCCGACCCGAGCAGCCAGGGCAGCTGCACCATTGGAGGCAATGTAGCCGAGAATGCAGGCGGTGCCCGTGCACTTAAATATGGCGTGACCAAAGACTATGTACTCAACCTGCAAGTGGTATTACCCAATGGCGACATCATCTGGACAGGTGCCAATACATTGAAAAATTCAACGGGTTATAACCTTACCCAACTCATGGTAGGCAGCGAGGGGACACTTGGCATCATTACTAAAATAGTCATGAAGCTGTTGCCCAAGAATAACCATAATATACTAATGCTCGTTCCTTTCTTTAAGTCGGCGCAGGCATGCGAGGCAGTCGCCGAAATATTCCGTGCCGGCATTGTGCCAAGCGCGCTGGAATTCATGGAACGCGACGCTATCGACTGGACATTACGCTTTGTAGACGGTGTCAGCATCGACATAAAAGACGAAGTGGAAGCCCACCTGCTTATAGAAGTAGACGGCAACTACCCTGATGTGCTTTTCGTGGAAGCGGAAAAGATCATGGGCGTGCTGGAACGTTTTGAAATTGACGAAATACTTTTTGCTGATACCGAAGACCAGAAGAATGCGCTTTGGAAAATACGCCGCGCCGTGGGCGAAGCGGTAAAATCCAATTCGGTTTATAAAGAAGAAGATACCGTGGTGCCGCGTTATGAGCTGCCAAGGCTGTTGGAAGGCATTAAGGATGCAGGCTGGAAATACGGCTTTAAGTCGGTGTGCTATGGACACGCGGGCGACGGAAACCTGCATGTAAACATCATAAAAGGCGATATGACTGATGAAAACTGGAAAACCGAAGTACCCAAAGGCATCCGTGAAATATTTGAACTTACGGTCTCACTGAAAGGTACACTATCAGGAGAACACGGCATAGGCTATGTCCAGAAAAGCTACATGGATATCGCTTTCACTAACGGACATCTGCAATTGATGAAAGGCATCAAGCGGCTTTTTGATCCTAATAATATCCTTAACCCGGGCAAAGTACTGCCTGATAATCTGTAG
- a CDS encoding DUF4476 domain-containing protein, which translates to MKKITLLCLFLMSALPMMAQLLPTGNLTIFSEDGSRFYLELNGERYNEEPLTNVRVEELSNPYYSCKIVFENPKIPSITKNTLTIENMDGILEDVTYRIKNKKNRRTLNFYSSIPAEQNMRRPANTPVYVYGHPREMYMDQYGTVVTQTETTVYDDSDAFGMNVNMGGINMSMNVPGSGTSTTTTTTTTTSGQGGYNNGGYNNNGGYNNGGYNNGGYNNGGYNNNGGGYNNGGHPHNGNNGNNNNGGYGNNGNNRPCRNPMSNADFEEAKKAIKDANFDDTRASVAKQIMMTNCVSTNQIAEILKQINFEETRLDLAKFAYDYCTDKNSYYKLGSSFNFDSSKNELSDFVKSQRR; encoded by the coding sequence ATGAAAAAAATTACCTTACTCTGCCTTTTCCTGATGAGTGCACTGCCAATGATGGCGCAGCTTTTGCCTACAGGAAACCTGACTATTTTCTCTGAAGACGGGTCAAGATTTTACCTTGAGTTGAACGGTGAGCGTTATAACGAAGAACCTCTAACCAACGTGCGTGTTGAAGAACTATCGAATCCTTACTATAGCTGTAAGATTGTTTTTGAAAATCCAAAAATACCGTCAATCACCAAAAACACCCTTACAATAGAAAATATGGACGGGATACTGGAAGATGTTACGTATCGTATTAAGAACAAAAAAAATAGGCGCACGCTTAACTTCTATTCATCGATCCCTGCCGAGCAGAACATGAGGCGCCCTGCCAATACACCGGTATATGTATATGGCCACCCGCGCGAAATGTACATGGACCAGTACGGCACTGTAGTGACACAAACCGAAACCACAGTTTATGATGATTCTGATGCTTTTGGTATGAACGTAAATATGGGCGGCATCAACATGAGCATGAATGTTCCGGGAAGCGGCACCAGCACTACAACCACAACTACAACTACCACATCCGGGCAGGGAGGCTACAATAACGGTGGCTACAATAATAACGGAGGTTATAACAATGGAGGCTATAACAATGGAGGCTATAATAATGGCGGCTATAACAACAACGGTGGCGGCTATAACAATGGCGGACACCCTCACAACGGAAATAACGGCAACAATAATAATGGGGGGTATGGCAACAATGGTAACAACAGGCCGTGCAGGAACCCTATGAGCAACGCCGATTTTGAAGAAGCTAAGAAAGCGATCAAGGATGCCAATTTTGATGATACAAGGGCTTCTGTTGCCAAGCAGATCATGATGACCAACTGTGTATCGACTAACCAGATCGCAGAAATACTGAAGCAGATCAACTTTGAAGAAACCAGGCTTGACCTTGCCAAATTCGCTTATGACTATTGTACCGATAAGAACAGCTATTACAAACTGGGCAGCTCTTTCAACTTCGACAGCAGCAAAAACGAACTGAGCGATTTCGTAAAATCACAAAGAAGGTAA
- a CDS encoding DoxX family protein has protein sequence MASYGSSSTANSTIVYDTALLLVRITVSCLIMSHGLQKLTMLLGPDEVQFPDPLGIGPVPSLILAIFAEVVCSFLIILGFATKLSCIPLIVTMLIIVFNVHSADPFEAKELPIMYLLLFIVFFVTGAGKFSVDYLIKKKKPVNY, from the coding sequence ATGGCTTCGTACGGTTCTTCCTCTACAGCAAACAGTACTATCGTTTATGACACCGCCTTATTATTAGTCCGCATCACGGTCTCCTGTCTGATCATGTCACACGGGCTTCAAAAGCTCACTATGCTGCTCGGCCCTGACGAGGTGCAGTTTCCCGACCCGCTGGGCATAGGTCCCGTGCCATCGCTTATCCTTGCTATCTTTGCCGAAGTCGTATGCTCCTTCCTCATCATCCTGGGATTTGCTACAAAATTGTCCTGTATTCCCCTTATAGTAACAATGCTTATCATTGTGTTTAATGTGCATTCCGCAGACCCTTTCGAAGCAAAAGAACTTCCTATAATGTACTTACTCCTTTTTATCGTTTTCTTTGTAACGGGAGCCGGTAAATTCTCGGTGGATTACCTTATAAAGAAAAAAAAGCCGGTCAATTACTAA
- a CDS encoding T9SS type A sorting domain-containing protein produces MKKIITLLAMAAGTSLFSQTFVLDATFADNGIKVFQDESFYPRDVKLINSKYYFIGTGNNFIDGNYCKITKLNYNGSKDDSFGTGGDKILSVPGETFSLKGFKYSNGSFYIYGKSVTPTESSDIVIAKLDENGNYDVAFGTNGIAKINLGGNEELADLVFDASNNLFCTGSRSVEGSPTVARLITFKITENGTLDTSFDPSGYKEYHINSASSGNFITNYAGGYILAGNESHYETVEGSSQVLHDDLLLVKINADGVPVTSFGTNGYKLLPLQTNYNNTINKVQLHSNAIFLDYISSWSFQNTEREIVSFDLATDEATTINNSYFSGEFDVMEDGIYSTGAFRCMQANPPCDSNFELRRINFDGTVDTTFHINGLYSYSWPGTLYSSAISYTLNKDDNGKILMAGYLNRAYVNNNGQMAGESGFTLLRLVEGELSTKDTDGPAASIYPNPFSDRLTIQSGLDIKEIAIFDMSGRKVGIPKVTNEAGSYTIYPNLNQNGVYLLRAVTADGQEIVEKIVKQ; encoded by the coding sequence ATGAAAAAAATAATTACTTTACTGGCAATGGCAGCAGGCACCTCTTTGTTTAGCCAAACCTTTGTTTTAGATGCTACTTTTGCAGACAATGGAATTAAGGTCTTTCAGGATGAAAGCTTTTACCCAAGGGATGTGAAGCTTATTAACAGCAAATATTATTTCATTGGTACCGGCAATAATTTTATTGATGGTAATTACTGTAAAATCACGAAGCTAAATTATAATGGGTCGAAGGATGATTCTTTCGGGACCGGCGGCGATAAAATATTGAGCGTTCCGGGTGAAACTTTTAGCCTAAAGGGTTTTAAATATTCGAACGGTTCTTTCTATATCTACGGAAAAAGCGTTACGCCGACGGAAAGTTCGGACATCGTTATAGCAAAACTCGACGAAAATGGAAACTACGATGTGGCTTTTGGCACAAATGGCATTGCTAAAATTAATCTGGGCGGTAATGAAGAACTCGCCGACCTTGTATTTGACGCCAGCAATAATTTATTTTGCACAGGTTCCCGGTCTGTTGAAGGTTCGCCAACCGTAGCCAGGCTAATTACCTTTAAAATAACTGAGAACGGTACTTTAGATACTTCGTTTGATCCTTCGGGTTATAAAGAATACCACATCAATTCGGCAAGCAGCGGTAATTTTATCACAAACTATGCCGGGGGATATATCCTGGCAGGAAATGAAAGCCATTATGAAACCGTTGAAGGCTCAAGTCAGGTATTACATGATGATTTGCTGCTTGTAAAAATCAATGCAGATGGTGTCCCAGTAACATCATTTGGAACGAACGGCTACAAACTTCTTCCCCTGCAAACCAATTACAACAATACTATTAATAAAGTCCAACTGCACAGCAATGCTATCTTTTTGGACTATATCTCATCCTGGTCATTTCAAAACACCGAACGTGAAATAGTGAGCTTTGATCTTGCAACCGACGAGGCCACAACAATTAATAATTCTTATTTTTCGGGTGAATTTGATGTTATGGAAGATGGCATTTATTCAACCGGCGCTTTCAGGTGCATGCAGGCAAATCCTCCGTGTGACAGTAATTTTGAATTAAGGAGGATCAACTTTGACGGAACCGTTGACACTACATTCCATATAAACGGATTGTATTCTTATAGCTGGCCAGGCACATTATATTCAAGCGCAATATCATATACGCTTAACAAAGATGATAATGGCAAGATCCTTATGGCCGGATACCTGAACAGGGCATATGTAAACAATAACGGGCAAATGGCAGGGGAAAGCGGCTTTACCTTACTGCGCCTGGTTGAAGGGGAATTAAGTACAAAAGATACGGATGGGCCGGCCGCAAGCATTTACCCTAACCCGTTTAGTGACCGGCTTACAATTCAATCCGGCTTAGATATTAAAGAAATTGCCATTTTTGACATGAGCGGACGAAAGGTGGGTATCCCTAAAGTTACAAACGAAGCAGGATCATATACAATATATCCGAACCTAAACCAAAATGGTGTTTACCTGCTCAGGGCAGTTACTGCTGATGGTCAGGAAATCGTAGAAAAAATAGTAAAGCAATAA
- a CDS encoding DUF2795 domain-containing protein, producing MYWTLELASYLSDAPWPATKDELIDYAIRTGAPLEVVENLQSIEDEGEIYESMEEIWPDYPTDEDYLWNEDEY from the coding sequence ATGTATTGGACATTAGAATTGGCATCCTATTTAAGCGATGCCCCGTGGCCGGCTACCAAAGATGAGTTAATTGATTACGCCATCAGGACTGGTGCTCCGCTCGAAGTAGTAGAAAACCTGCAATCCATTGAAGACGAAGGCGAGATCTACGAATCGATGGAAGAGATATGGCCGGATTATCCGACGGACGAGGATTACCTTTGGAATGAGGATGAATATTAG
- a CDS encoding cation:proton antiporter, translating into MELYYSLSVLIVLASFFAYLNVRFLKLPSTIGVMVIAMAVSIFLVIFGKVFPSTLSRMSGLVAGFDFTELLMGAMLNFLLFAGAVHINLKDLREQRGPIMVFSTVSVIISTFAVGTLVYFIPIKDLEIPYIYCLLFGALISPTDPVAVLSILKGAKVRKSLETKIAGESLFNDGMAVVVFAVILQLAQGTSEDLTVMHVIWLLIREAGGGFLLGILLGVTAARAMHKIDDYKVSVLITLSIVMGGYLIARQFHISGPLTMVFAGLIIGNFKKRFTMSPVTKDYLDKFWELNDEILNAVLFLFIGFNLLLVKNINNYWLPGIACIVLVLFARFISIWLPTKFIPFKEKFSRGTIKILVWGGLRGGVSIALALSINDGPYKNVIIAITYFVVVFSIVVQGLSIGKVASRALAPKE; encoded by the coding sequence ATGGAATTATATTATTCACTTTCAGTACTCATCGTACTGGCCTCCTTTTTCGCTTACCTCAACGTGCGCTTCCTGAAGCTGCCCTCTACTATAGGCGTAATGGTTATTGCTATGGCCGTTTCTATTTTCCTGGTTATTTTCGGGAAAGTATTCCCAAGTACCCTTAGCAGGATGTCGGGACTTGTTGCCGGATTCGATTTTACCGAACTGCTCATGGGCGCGATGCTGAACTTCCTGCTGTTTGCCGGAGCTGTACACATCAACCTGAAAGACCTTCGGGAACAGCGTGGGCCTATTATGGTGTTCTCTACTGTCAGTGTTATCATATCAACCTTTGCGGTAGGGACACTTGTTTATTTCATCCCTATTAAAGACCTTGAAATTCCGTATATCTACTGCCTTCTTTTTGGGGCGCTTATCTCCCCTACCGACCCTGTGGCGGTGCTCAGCATCCTGAAAGGCGCTAAGGTCCGTAAGAGCCTGGAAACTAAAATTGCAGGGGAATCCCTCTTTAATGACGGTATGGCGGTCGTGGTCTTTGCGGTTATATTACAATTAGCACAAGGCACTTCCGAAGACCTTACTGTAATGCACGTTATATGGCTCCTGATACGCGAGGCGGGCGGTGGGTTCCTGCTGGGGATATTGCTTGGTGTTACCGCAGCGCGCGCCATGCACAAAATTGACGATTATAAAGTTTCGGTGCTTATAACGCTTTCCATTGTGATGGGCGGTTATCTTATTGCGCGTCAGTTTCATATATCCGGCCCGCTTACCATGGTTTTTGCAGGGCTTATCATTGGCAACTTCAAAAAGCGTTTTACCATGTCGCCCGTAACAAAAGATTATCTCGATAAATTCTGGGAACTGAATGACGAGATACTCAATGCCGTGCTGTTCTTGTTCATCGGATTCAATTTATTGTTGGTAAAGAACATTAACAATTACTGGCTGCCGGGCATCGCTTGTATTGTGCTGGTTCTTTTTGCCAGGTTTATTTCTATCTGGCTCCCTACGAAGTTTATTCCCTTTAAAGAGAAATTCTCCCGTGGGACTATAAAAATACTGGTATGGGGCGGACTGCGCGGCGGGGTTTCGATCGCACTGGCACTTTCGATAAATGACGGGCCTTATAAAAATGTTATTATTGCAATAACCTACTTTGTGGTGGTATTTTCTATTGTGGTACAGGGACTTAGTATCGGGAAAGTGGCATCGAGGGCGTTGGCCCCGAAGGAGTAG
- a CDS encoding ABC transporter ATP-binding protein, translating into MAQPIIEIKGITRDYLVGSEILNVLKGIDLHIDKGEYVALMGPSGSGKSTLMNILGCLDTPSSGSYVLNGKPVSLMGDNELAEIRNKEIGFVFQTFNLLPRTTALDNVALPMVYAGFKKPERHARATKVLEQVGLSDRMDHKPNQLSGGQRQRVAVARALVNNPSIILADEPTGNLDSKTSVEIMKLFGEIHTNGNTVILVTHEEDIAAYAHRVIRLRDGVIESDNPNPNPKK; encoded by the coding sequence ATGGCACAACCGATAATAGAGATAAAAGGCATTACCCGCGATTATCTTGTGGGAAGCGAGATCCTTAATGTACTTAAAGGTATTGACCTCCATATAGATAAAGGGGAATATGTGGCCCTCATGGGGCCTTCGGGTTCCGGTAAAAGTACGCTGATGAATATTTTGGGCTGCCTGGATACGCCATCATCGGGCTCTTATGTACTTAACGGTAAGCCGGTAAGCCTGATGGGCGACAATGAGCTGGCTGAGATCCGCAATAAGGAAATAGGGTTCGTGTTCCAGACGTTCAACCTGCTGCCACGTACAACAGCCCTGGACAACGTGGCTCTGCCGATGGTATATGCCGGGTTTAAAAAACCGGAGCGCCATGCCCGTGCCACAAAAGTGCTCGAACAGGTAGGCCTTTCCGACAGGATGGACCATAAGCCAAACCAGCTCTCGGGCGGGCAGCGGCAAAGGGTAGCGGTAGCGCGTGCATTGGTAAACAACCCCTCCATTATATTAGCCGATGAGCCAACAGGAAACCTGGACAGCAAGACATCGGTAGAGATCATGAAGCTGTTCGGCGAAATACATACCAACGGCAATACCGTAATCCTTGTAACCCACGAAGAAGACATCGCAGCCTATGCCCACAGGGTGATCCGCCTCAGGGACGGCGTTATAGAGAGTGACAACCCAAACCCAAACCCGAAGAAATAA